From the genome of Triticum aestivum cultivar Chinese Spring chromosome 3B, IWGSC CS RefSeq v2.1, whole genome shotgun sequence, one region includes:
- the LOC123072424 gene encoding B3 domain-containing protein Os03g0619600-like isoform X4, translating into MEELEFFMILLPNFLKKLRLPDKFTKLLDGREPREVKLREAGCRRRLWDVEVVSDTDGHMYLGNGWEQFARAHDMRLGHFLVLSYDGHAVLTVKVFDGSMCRRHYHQDNDASSGSSSDCGNPLGAEGEGEALSQTGAEEDDGEQCISKMSNPCDSDESQKERSHSAEELSEDTLSVDNSVESANPQTLSNNYVLSTQCYPTKAQRVKIDALIEKIKPKFTVLVVQMKKSNVKRHATLIIQKDYALEHFPCEDTTVMLQLPGKNKDWKCTLRIRPSGVSYPGQRNLYLRNFSCDNHVREGDICLFQPITSVKHRRFIVKVHILHKVSIDDKGLESGGCPKEGSSRCYKSANTPAVSYSTSKEFPDEAMELDDLQMLSKDYVLSGKCDLTVAQEEKINALVEKIRSEIPVLVVQMKKSSANKGATLVIQKDYALKYFPCEDTTIILQLPRKNKNWKCKFHIRASGMCNAGRRTLYLAKFVHDTHIREGDICLFQPMTNVKHRRFIVTAHLLHKESSAHSPGGTTGIGSNRGSTSAKMGGVKDEPPTDGEEYSSEHEEHEVSEDSEGAFEHLFMLSNGASLTPAQNLKCLEKVEGIKFKPPFYVAIMSKSTVCQRGSQRCPSLHFGCQYAATYLVQKFSADLHREENSRISLVLQREGKSRSWPTKLQYKYRTRGTSNQMTVHHGWPSFARDNHLRDGDICLFKLMDNEEQLSMMVYIVRR; encoded by the exons ATGGAAGAACTCGAGTTCTTCATGATCCTACTCCCAAATTTCTTGAAGAAACTG aggctgccagacaagttcaccaagttACTCGATGGCCGTGAGCCTCGGGAAGTGAAGCTGCGGGAGGCCGGGTGCCGACGTCGCTTGTGGGACGTGGaagtagtgtccgacaccgacggacACATGTACCTGGGGAACGGATGGGAGCAGTTTGCGCGTGCTCATGACATGCGGCTCGGACACTTCCTCGTCTTAAGCTACGATGGCCACGCTgtgctcaccgtgaaggtgttcgaCGGTAGCATGTGCCGCAGGCACTACCACCAAGACAATGATGCCA GCAGTGGAAGTAGCAGCGATTGTGGCAACCCCTTG GGAGCAGAGGGGGAAGGGGAAGCGCTATCGCAGACAGGAgcagaggaagacgacggagaGCAG TGCATATCCAAGATGAGTAATCCATGTGATTCAGATGAAAGCCAGAAGGAAAGATCTCATTCTGCTGAGGAATTGTCAG AAGACACTCTATCTGTAGACAATTCTGTGGAGTCAGCTAATCCACAGACACTTTCAAATAACTATGTCTTATCAACGCAGTGCTATCCCACAAAAGCACAGAGGGtgaaaatagatgcgcttatagagaaaattaaacctaaatttACAGTGCTAGTTGTACAGATGAAGAAGTCGAACGTAAAACGGCATGCTACTCTG ATAATACAGAAGGATTATGCACTTGAGCACTTTCCATGTGAAGATACAACTGTCATGCTCCAGCTGCCTGGGAAAAACAAGGACTGGAAATGCACATTGCGCATCAGGCCATCCGGCGTGTCTTATCCAGGTCAACGCAACCTCTATTTACGCAACTTTTCCTGCGACAATCATGTTAGAGAAGGTGATATCTGCCTCTTTCAACCTATAACAAGTGTTAAGCACAGAAGATTCATAGTGAAAGTGCATATCCTTCACAAAGTGAGCATTGATGACAAAGGATTGGAATCAGGTGGATGCCCAAAGGAAGGCTCGTCCCGTTGTTATAAATCCGCAAATACACCTGCAGTATCTTATAGTACTTCTAAGGAATTTCCAG ATGAGGCTATGGAGTTAGATGATCTTCAGATGCTCTCGAAGGATTATGTATTATCAGGGAAATGTGATCTTACAGTAgcacaggaggaaaaaataaatgcaCTTGTAGAGAAAATTCGATCTGAAATCCCCGTTCTTGTTGTACAGATGAAGAAAAGCAGTGCAAACAAGGGGGCTACTCTG GTAATACAGAAGGATTATGCACTCAAATACTTTCCATGTGAAGATACGACTATCATACTCCAGCTGCCTAGGAAGAACAAGAATTGGAAGTGCAAATTTCATATCAGGGCATCCGGCATGTGTAATGCAGGCCGGCGCACCCTTTATTTAGCAAAATTTGTGCATGACACTCATATTAGGGAGGGTGATATCTGTCTCTTTCAACCAATGACAAATGTTAAGCACAGAAGATTCATAGTGACAGCCCATCTCCTTCACAAAGAGAGCAGTGCCCATTCCCCGGGAGGAACAACTGGCATTGGCTCAAATCGCGGAAGTACAAGTGCCAAGATGGGCGGTGTGAAGGATGAACCACCCACGGATG GTGAAGAGTACTCTTCAGAACATGAAGAGCATGAAGTCTCTGAGGATTCCGAGGGAGCTTTTGAGCATCTCTTCATGCTGTCAAACGGAGCTTCTCTAACACCAGCACAGAATTTGAAATGTCTGGAGAAAGTTGAGGGGATTAAGTTCAAACCGCCCTTTTATGTTGCTATCATGAGCAAGAGCACTGTCTGTCAGCGTGGCAGCCAACGTTGTCCCAGCCTA CACTTTGGCTGTCAGTATGCGGCCACATATCTTGTTCAGAAGTTTTCTGCTGACCTTCATCGTGAAGAGAATAGTCGAATTAGTTTGGTGCTTCAGCGGGAGGGGAAGAGCAGATCATGGCCTACCAAGCTGCAATATAAGTATCGCACGCGAGGCACGAGCAATCAGATGACCGTTCACCATGGATGGCCGTCTTTTGCCCGCGACAACCACCTGCGGGATGGGGACATCTGTCTCTTCAAGCTGATGGATAATGAGGAGCAGCTGAGTATGATGGTCTACATCGTCCGCCGCTAG
- the LOC123072424 gene encoding B3 domain-containing protein Os03g0619600-like isoform X3 — translation MEELEFFMILLPNFLKKLRLPDKFTKLLDGREPREVKLREAGCRRRLWDVEVVSDTDGHMYLGNGWEQFARAHDMRLGHFLVLSYDGHAVLTVKVFDGSMCRRHYHQDNDASSGSSSDCGNPLGAEGEGEALSQTGAEEDDGEQCISKMSNPCDSDESQKERSHSAEELSAEDTLSVDNSVESANPQTLSNNYVLSTQCYPTKAQRVKIDALIEKIKPKFTVLVVQMKKSNVKRHATLIIQKDYALEHFPCEDTTVMLQLPGKNKDWKCTLRIRPSGVSYPGQRNLYLRNFSCDNHVREGDICLFQPITSVKHRRFIVKVHILHKVSIDDKGLESGGCPKEGSSRCYKSANTPAVSYSTSKEFPDEAMELDDLQMLSKDYVLSGKCDLTVAQEEKINALVEKIRSEIPVLVVQMKKSSANKGATLVIQKDYALKYFPCEDTTIILQLPRKNKNWKCKFHIRASGMCNAGRRTLYLAKFVHDTHIREGDICLFQPMTNVKHRRFIVTAHLLHKESSAHSPGGTTGIGSNRGSTSAKMGGVKDEPPTDGEEYSSEHEEHEVSEDSEGAFEHLFMLSNGASLTPAQNLKCLEKVEGIKFKPPFYVAIMSKSTVCQRGSQRCPSLHFGCQYAATYLVQKFSADLHREENSRISLVLQREGKSRSWPTKLQYKYRTRGTSNQMTVHHGWPSFARDNHLRDGDICLFKLMDNEEQLSMMVYIVRR, via the exons ATGGAAGAACTCGAGTTCTTCATGATCCTACTCCCAAATTTCTTGAAGAAACTG aggctgccagacaagttcaccaagttACTCGATGGCCGTGAGCCTCGGGAAGTGAAGCTGCGGGAGGCCGGGTGCCGACGTCGCTTGTGGGACGTGGaagtagtgtccgacaccgacggacACATGTACCTGGGGAACGGATGGGAGCAGTTTGCGCGTGCTCATGACATGCGGCTCGGACACTTCCTCGTCTTAAGCTACGATGGCCACGCTgtgctcaccgtgaaggtgttcgaCGGTAGCATGTGCCGCAGGCACTACCACCAAGACAATGATGCCA GCAGTGGAAGTAGCAGCGATTGTGGCAACCCCTTG GGAGCAGAGGGGGAAGGGGAAGCGCTATCGCAGACAGGAgcagaggaagacgacggagaGCAG TGCATATCCAAGATGAGTAATCCATGTGATTCAGATGAAAGCCAGAAGGAAAGATCTCATTCTGCTGAGGAATTGTCAG CAGAAGACACTCTATCTGTAGACAATTCTGTGGAGTCAGCTAATCCACAGACACTTTCAAATAACTATGTCTTATCAACGCAGTGCTATCCCACAAAAGCACAGAGGGtgaaaatagatgcgcttatagagaaaattaaacctaaatttACAGTGCTAGTTGTACAGATGAAGAAGTCGAACGTAAAACGGCATGCTACTCTG ATAATACAGAAGGATTATGCACTTGAGCACTTTCCATGTGAAGATACAACTGTCATGCTCCAGCTGCCTGGGAAAAACAAGGACTGGAAATGCACATTGCGCATCAGGCCATCCGGCGTGTCTTATCCAGGTCAACGCAACCTCTATTTACGCAACTTTTCCTGCGACAATCATGTTAGAGAAGGTGATATCTGCCTCTTTCAACCTATAACAAGTGTTAAGCACAGAAGATTCATAGTGAAAGTGCATATCCTTCACAAAGTGAGCATTGATGACAAAGGATTGGAATCAGGTGGATGCCCAAAGGAAGGCTCGTCCCGTTGTTATAAATCCGCAAATACACCTGCAGTATCTTATAGTACTTCTAAGGAATTTCCAG ATGAGGCTATGGAGTTAGATGATCTTCAGATGCTCTCGAAGGATTATGTATTATCAGGGAAATGTGATCTTACAGTAgcacaggaggaaaaaataaatgcaCTTGTAGAGAAAATTCGATCTGAAATCCCCGTTCTTGTTGTACAGATGAAGAAAAGCAGTGCAAACAAGGGGGCTACTCTG GTAATACAGAAGGATTATGCACTCAAATACTTTCCATGTGAAGATACGACTATCATACTCCAGCTGCCTAGGAAGAACAAGAATTGGAAGTGCAAATTTCATATCAGGGCATCCGGCATGTGTAATGCAGGCCGGCGCACCCTTTATTTAGCAAAATTTGTGCATGACACTCATATTAGGGAGGGTGATATCTGTCTCTTTCAACCAATGACAAATGTTAAGCACAGAAGATTCATAGTGACAGCCCATCTCCTTCACAAAGAGAGCAGTGCCCATTCCCCGGGAGGAACAACTGGCATTGGCTCAAATCGCGGAAGTACAAGTGCCAAGATGGGCGGTGTGAAGGATGAACCACCCACGGATG GTGAAGAGTACTCTTCAGAACATGAAGAGCATGAAGTCTCTGAGGATTCCGAGGGAGCTTTTGAGCATCTCTTCATGCTGTCAAACGGAGCTTCTCTAACACCAGCACAGAATTTGAAATGTCTGGAGAAAGTTGAGGGGATTAAGTTCAAACCGCCCTTTTATGTTGCTATCATGAGCAAGAGCACTGTCTGTCAGCGTGGCAGCCAACGTTGTCCCAGCCTA CACTTTGGCTGTCAGTATGCGGCCACATATCTTGTTCAGAAGTTTTCTGCTGACCTTCATCGTGAAGAGAATAGTCGAATTAGTTTGGTGCTTCAGCGGGAGGGGAAGAGCAGATCATGGCCTACCAAGCTGCAATATAAGTATCGCACGCGAGGCACGAGCAATCAGATGACCGTTCACCATGGATGGCCGTCTTTTGCCCGCGACAACCACCTGCGGGATGGGGACATCTGTCTCTTCAAGCTGATGGATAATGAGGAGCAGCTGAGTATGATGGTCTACATCGTCCGCCGCTAG
- the LOC123072424 gene encoding B3 domain-containing protein Os03g0619600-like isoform X6, with protein MEELEFFMILLPNFLKKLRLPDKFTKLLDGREPREVKLREAGCRRRLWDVEVVSDTDGHMYLGNGWEQFARAHDMRLGHFLVLSYDGHAVLTVKVFDGSMCRRHYHQDNDASSGSSSDCGNPLQGAEGEGEALSQTGAEEDDGEQCISKMSNPCDSDESQKERSHSAEELSAEDTLSVDNSVESANPQTLSNNYVLSTQCYPTKAQRVKIDALIEKIKPKFTVLVVQMKKSNVKRHATLIIQKDYALEHFPCEDTTVMLQLPGKNKDWKCTLRIRPSGVSYPGGCPKEGSSRCYKSANTPAVSYSTSKEFPDEAMELDDLQMLSKDYVLSGKCDLTVAQEEKINALVEKIRSEIPVLVVQMKKSSANKGATLVIQKDYALKYFPCEDTTIILQLPRKNKNWKCKFHIRASGMCNAGRRTLYLAKFVHDTHIREGDICLFQPMTNVKHRRFIVTAHLLHKESSAHSPGGTTGIGSNRGSTSAKMGGVKDEPPTDGEEYSSEHEEHEVSEDSEGAFEHLFMLSNGASLTPAQNLKCLEKVEGIKFKPPFYVAIMSKSTVCQRGSQRCPSLHFGCQYAATYLVQKFSADLHREENSRISLVLQREGKSRSWPTKLQYKYRTRGTSNQMTVHHGWPSFARDNHLRDGDICLFKLMDNEEQLSMMVYIVRR; from the exons ATGGAAGAACTCGAGTTCTTCATGATCCTACTCCCAAATTTCTTGAAGAAACTG aggctgccagacaagttcaccaagttACTCGATGGCCGTGAGCCTCGGGAAGTGAAGCTGCGGGAGGCCGGGTGCCGACGTCGCTTGTGGGACGTGGaagtagtgtccgacaccgacggacACATGTACCTGGGGAACGGATGGGAGCAGTTTGCGCGTGCTCATGACATGCGGCTCGGACACTTCCTCGTCTTAAGCTACGATGGCCACGCTgtgctcaccgtgaaggtgttcgaCGGTAGCATGTGCCGCAGGCACTACCACCAAGACAATGATGCCA GCAGTGGAAGTAGCAGCGATTGTGGCAACCCCTTG CAGGGAGCAGAGGGGGAAGGGGAAGCGCTATCGCAGACAGGAgcagaggaagacgacggagaGCAG TGCATATCCAAGATGAGTAATCCATGTGATTCAGATGAAAGCCAGAAGGAAAGATCTCATTCTGCTGAGGAATTGTCAG CAGAAGACACTCTATCTGTAGACAATTCTGTGGAGTCAGCTAATCCACAGACACTTTCAAATAACTATGTCTTATCAACGCAGTGCTATCCCACAAAAGCACAGAGGGtgaaaatagatgcgcttatagagaaaattaaacctaaatttACAGTGCTAGTTGTACAGATGAAGAAGTCGAACGTAAAACGGCATGCTACTCTG ATAATACAGAAGGATTATGCACTTGAGCACTTTCCATGTGAAGATACAACTGTCATGCTCCAGCTGCCTGGGAAAAACAAGGACTGGAAATGCACATTGCGCATCAGGCCATCCGGCGTGTCTTATCCAG GTGGATGCCCAAAGGAAGGCTCGTCCCGTTGTTATAAATCCGCAAATACACCTGCAGTATCTTATAGTACTTCTAAGGAATTTCCAG ATGAGGCTATGGAGTTAGATGATCTTCAGATGCTCTCGAAGGATTATGTATTATCAGGGAAATGTGATCTTACAGTAgcacaggaggaaaaaataaatgcaCTTGTAGAGAAAATTCGATCTGAAATCCCCGTTCTTGTTGTACAGATGAAGAAAAGCAGTGCAAACAAGGGGGCTACTCTG GTAATACAGAAGGATTATGCACTCAAATACTTTCCATGTGAAGATACGACTATCATACTCCAGCTGCCTAGGAAGAACAAGAATTGGAAGTGCAAATTTCATATCAGGGCATCCGGCATGTGTAATGCAGGCCGGCGCACCCTTTATTTAGCAAAATTTGTGCATGACACTCATATTAGGGAGGGTGATATCTGTCTCTTTCAACCAATGACAAATGTTAAGCACAGAAGATTCATAGTGACAGCCCATCTCCTTCACAAAGAGAGCAGTGCCCATTCCCCGGGAGGAACAACTGGCATTGGCTCAAATCGCGGAAGTACAAGTGCCAAGATGGGCGGTGTGAAGGATGAACCACCCACGGATG GTGAAGAGTACTCTTCAGAACATGAAGAGCATGAAGTCTCTGAGGATTCCGAGGGAGCTTTTGAGCATCTCTTCATGCTGTCAAACGGAGCTTCTCTAACACCAGCACAGAATTTGAAATGTCTGGAGAAAGTTGAGGGGATTAAGTTCAAACCGCCCTTTTATGTTGCTATCATGAGCAAGAGCACTGTCTGTCAGCGTGGCAGCCAACGTTGTCCCAGCCTA CACTTTGGCTGTCAGTATGCGGCCACATATCTTGTTCAGAAGTTTTCTGCTGACCTTCATCGTGAAGAGAATAGTCGAATTAGTTTGGTGCTTCAGCGGGAGGGGAAGAGCAGATCATGGCCTACCAAGCTGCAATATAAGTATCGCACGCGAGGCACGAGCAATCAGATGACCGTTCACCATGGATGGCCGTCTTTTGCCCGCGACAACCACCTGCGGGATGGGGACATCTGTCTCTTCAAGCTGATGGATAATGAGGAGCAGCTGAGTATGATGGTCTACATCGTCCGCCGCTAG
- the LOC123072424 gene encoding B3 domain-containing protein Os03g0620500-like isoform X5, protein MEELEFFMILLPNFLKKLRLPDKFTKLLDGREPREVKLREAGCRRRLWDVEVVSDTDGHMYLGNGWEQFARAHDMRLGHFLVLSYDGHAVLTVKVFDGSMCRRHYHQDNDASSGSSSDCGNPLQGAEGEGEALSQTGAEEDDGEQCISKMSNPCDSDESQKERSHSAEELSAEDTLSVDNSVESANPQTLSNNYVLSTQCYPTKAQRVKIDALIEKIKPKFTVLVVQMKKSNVKRHATLIIQKDYALEHFPCEDTTVMLQLPGKNKDWKCTLRIRPSGVSYPGQRNLYLRNFSCDNHVREGGCPKEGSSRCYKSANTPAVSYSTSKEFPDEAMELDDLQMLSKDYVLSGKCDLTVAQEEKINALVEKIRSEIPVLVVQMKKSSANKGATLVIQKDYALKYFPCEDTTIILQLPRKNKNWKCKFHIRASGMCNAGRRTLYLAKFVHDTHIREGDICLFQPMTNVKHRRFIVTAHLLHKESSAHSPGGTTGIGSNRGSTSAKMGGVKDEPPTDGEEYSSEHEEHEVSEDSEGAFEHLFMLSNGASLTPAQNLKCLEKVEGIKFKPPFYVAIMSKSTVCQRGSQRCPSLHFGCQYAATYLVQKFSADLHREENSRISLVLQREGKSRSWPTKLQYKYRTRGTSNQMTVHHGWPSFARDNHLRDGDICLFKLMDNEEQLSMMVYIVRR, encoded by the exons ATGGAAGAACTCGAGTTCTTCATGATCCTACTCCCAAATTTCTTGAAGAAACTG aggctgccagacaagttcaccaagttACTCGATGGCCGTGAGCCTCGGGAAGTGAAGCTGCGGGAGGCCGGGTGCCGACGTCGCTTGTGGGACGTGGaagtagtgtccgacaccgacggacACATGTACCTGGGGAACGGATGGGAGCAGTTTGCGCGTGCTCATGACATGCGGCTCGGACACTTCCTCGTCTTAAGCTACGATGGCCACGCTgtgctcaccgtgaaggtgttcgaCGGTAGCATGTGCCGCAGGCACTACCACCAAGACAATGATGCCA GCAGTGGAAGTAGCAGCGATTGTGGCAACCCCTTG CAGGGAGCAGAGGGGGAAGGGGAAGCGCTATCGCAGACAGGAgcagaggaagacgacggagaGCAG TGCATATCCAAGATGAGTAATCCATGTGATTCAGATGAAAGCCAGAAGGAAAGATCTCATTCTGCTGAGGAATTGTCAG CAGAAGACACTCTATCTGTAGACAATTCTGTGGAGTCAGCTAATCCACAGACACTTTCAAATAACTATGTCTTATCAACGCAGTGCTATCCCACAAAAGCACAGAGGGtgaaaatagatgcgcttatagagaaaattaaacctaaatttACAGTGCTAGTTGTACAGATGAAGAAGTCGAACGTAAAACGGCATGCTACTCTG ATAATACAGAAGGATTATGCACTTGAGCACTTTCCATGTGAAGATACAACTGTCATGCTCCAGCTGCCTGGGAAAAACAAGGACTGGAAATGCACATTGCGCATCAGGCCATCCGGCGTGTCTTATCCAGGTCAACGCAACCTCTATTTACGCAACTTTTCCTGCGACAATCATGTTAGAGAAG GTGGATGCCCAAAGGAAGGCTCGTCCCGTTGTTATAAATCCGCAAATACACCTGCAGTATCTTATAGTACTTCTAAGGAATTTCCAG ATGAGGCTATGGAGTTAGATGATCTTCAGATGCTCTCGAAGGATTATGTATTATCAGGGAAATGTGATCTTACAGTAgcacaggaggaaaaaataaatgcaCTTGTAGAGAAAATTCGATCTGAAATCCCCGTTCTTGTTGTACAGATGAAGAAAAGCAGTGCAAACAAGGGGGCTACTCTG GTAATACAGAAGGATTATGCACTCAAATACTTTCCATGTGAAGATACGACTATCATACTCCAGCTGCCTAGGAAGAACAAGAATTGGAAGTGCAAATTTCATATCAGGGCATCCGGCATGTGTAATGCAGGCCGGCGCACCCTTTATTTAGCAAAATTTGTGCATGACACTCATATTAGGGAGGGTGATATCTGTCTCTTTCAACCAATGACAAATGTTAAGCACAGAAGATTCATAGTGACAGCCCATCTCCTTCACAAAGAGAGCAGTGCCCATTCCCCGGGAGGAACAACTGGCATTGGCTCAAATCGCGGAAGTACAAGTGCCAAGATGGGCGGTGTGAAGGATGAACCACCCACGGATG GTGAAGAGTACTCTTCAGAACATGAAGAGCATGAAGTCTCTGAGGATTCCGAGGGAGCTTTTGAGCATCTCTTCATGCTGTCAAACGGAGCTTCTCTAACACCAGCACAGAATTTGAAATGTCTGGAGAAAGTTGAGGGGATTAAGTTCAAACCGCCCTTTTATGTTGCTATCATGAGCAAGAGCACTGTCTGTCAGCGTGGCAGCCAACGTTGTCCCAGCCTA CACTTTGGCTGTCAGTATGCGGCCACATATCTTGTTCAGAAGTTTTCTGCTGACCTTCATCGTGAAGAGAATAGTCGAATTAGTTTGGTGCTTCAGCGGGAGGGGAAGAGCAGATCATGGCCTACCAAGCTGCAATATAAGTATCGCACGCGAGGCACGAGCAATCAGATGACCGTTCACCATGGATGGCCGTCTTTTGCCCGCGACAACCACCTGCGGGATGGGGACATCTGTCTCTTCAAGCTGATGGATAATGAGGAGCAGCTGAGTATGATGGTCTACATCGTCCGCCGCTAG
- the LOC123072424 gene encoding B3 domain-containing protein Os03g0619600-like isoform X1: protein MEELEFFMILLPNFLKKLRLPDKFTKLLDGREPREVKLREAGCRRRLWDVEVVSDTDGHMYLGNGWEQFARAHDMRLGHFLVLSYDGHAVLTVKVFDGSMCRRHYHQDNDASSGSSSDCGNPLQGAEGEGEALSQTGAEEDDGEQCISKMSNPCDSDESQKERSHSAEELSAEDTLSVDNSVESANPQTLSNNYVLSTQCYPTKAQRVKIDALIEKIKPKFTVLVVQMKKSNVKRHATLIIQKDYALEHFPCEDTTVMLQLPGKNKDWKCTLRIRPSGVSYPGQRNLYLRNFSCDNHVREGDICLFQPITSVKHRRFIVKVHILHKVSIDDKGLESGGCPKEGSSRCYKSANTPAVSYSTSKEFPDEAMELDDLQMLSKDYVLSGKCDLTVAQEEKINALVEKIRSEIPVLVVQMKKSSANKGATLVIQKDYALKYFPCEDTTIILQLPRKNKNWKCKFHIRASGMCNAGRRTLYLAKFVHDTHIREGDICLFQPMTNVKHRRFIVTAHLLHKESSAHSPGGTTGIGSNRGSTSAKMGGVKDEPPTDGEEYSSEHEEHEVSEDSEGAFEHLFMLSNGASLTPAQNLKCLEKVEGIKFKPPFYVAIMSKSTVCQRGSQRCPSLHFGCQYAATYLVQKFSADLHREENSRISLVLQREGKSRSWPTKLQYKYRTRGTSNQMTVHHGWPSFARDNHLRDGDICLFKLMDNEEQLSMMVYIVRR from the exons ATGGAAGAACTCGAGTTCTTCATGATCCTACTCCCAAATTTCTTGAAGAAACTG aggctgccagacaagttcaccaagttACTCGATGGCCGTGAGCCTCGGGAAGTGAAGCTGCGGGAGGCCGGGTGCCGACGTCGCTTGTGGGACGTGGaagtagtgtccgacaccgacggacACATGTACCTGGGGAACGGATGGGAGCAGTTTGCGCGTGCTCATGACATGCGGCTCGGACACTTCCTCGTCTTAAGCTACGATGGCCACGCTgtgctcaccgtgaaggtgttcgaCGGTAGCATGTGCCGCAGGCACTACCACCAAGACAATGATGCCA GCAGTGGAAGTAGCAGCGATTGTGGCAACCCCTTG CAGGGAGCAGAGGGGGAAGGGGAAGCGCTATCGCAGACAGGAgcagaggaagacgacggagaGCAG TGCATATCCAAGATGAGTAATCCATGTGATTCAGATGAAAGCCAGAAGGAAAGATCTCATTCTGCTGAGGAATTGTCAG CAGAAGACACTCTATCTGTAGACAATTCTGTGGAGTCAGCTAATCCACAGACACTTTCAAATAACTATGTCTTATCAACGCAGTGCTATCCCACAAAAGCACAGAGGGtgaaaatagatgcgcttatagagaaaattaaacctaaatttACAGTGCTAGTTGTACAGATGAAGAAGTCGAACGTAAAACGGCATGCTACTCTG ATAATACAGAAGGATTATGCACTTGAGCACTTTCCATGTGAAGATACAACTGTCATGCTCCAGCTGCCTGGGAAAAACAAGGACTGGAAATGCACATTGCGCATCAGGCCATCCGGCGTGTCTTATCCAGGTCAACGCAACCTCTATTTACGCAACTTTTCCTGCGACAATCATGTTAGAGAAGGTGATATCTGCCTCTTTCAACCTATAACAAGTGTTAAGCACAGAAGATTCATAGTGAAAGTGCATATCCTTCACAAAGTGAGCATTGATGACAAAGGATTGGAATCAGGTGGATGCCCAAAGGAAGGCTCGTCCCGTTGTTATAAATCCGCAAATACACCTGCAGTATCTTATAGTACTTCTAAGGAATTTCCAG ATGAGGCTATGGAGTTAGATGATCTTCAGATGCTCTCGAAGGATTATGTATTATCAGGGAAATGTGATCTTACAGTAgcacaggaggaaaaaataaatgcaCTTGTAGAGAAAATTCGATCTGAAATCCCCGTTCTTGTTGTACAGATGAAGAAAAGCAGTGCAAACAAGGGGGCTACTCTG GTAATACAGAAGGATTATGCACTCAAATACTTTCCATGTGAAGATACGACTATCATACTCCAGCTGCCTAGGAAGAACAAGAATTGGAAGTGCAAATTTCATATCAGGGCATCCGGCATGTGTAATGCAGGCCGGCGCACCCTTTATTTAGCAAAATTTGTGCATGACACTCATATTAGGGAGGGTGATATCTGTCTCTTTCAACCAATGACAAATGTTAAGCACAGAAGATTCATAGTGACAGCCCATCTCCTTCACAAAGAGAGCAGTGCCCATTCCCCGGGAGGAACAACTGGCATTGGCTCAAATCGCGGAAGTACAAGTGCCAAGATGGGCGGTGTGAAGGATGAACCACCCACGGATG GTGAAGAGTACTCTTCAGAACATGAAGAGCATGAAGTCTCTGAGGATTCCGAGGGAGCTTTTGAGCATCTCTTCATGCTGTCAAACGGAGCTTCTCTAACACCAGCACAGAATTTGAAATGTCTGGAGAAAGTTGAGGGGATTAAGTTCAAACCGCCCTTTTATGTTGCTATCATGAGCAAGAGCACTGTCTGTCAGCGTGGCAGCCAACGTTGTCCCAGCCTA CACTTTGGCTGTCAGTATGCGGCCACATATCTTGTTCAGAAGTTTTCTGCTGACCTTCATCGTGAAGAGAATAGTCGAATTAGTTTGGTGCTTCAGCGGGAGGGGAAGAGCAGATCATGGCCTACCAAGCTGCAATATAAGTATCGCACGCGAGGCACGAGCAATCAGATGACCGTTCACCATGGATGGCCGTCTTTTGCCCGCGACAACCACCTGCGGGATGGGGACATCTGTCTCTTCAAGCTGATGGATAATGAGGAGCAGCTGAGTATGATGGTCTACATCGTCCGCCGCTAG